One genomic window of Corynebacterium sp. sy039 includes the following:
- a CDS encoding PTS sugar transporter subunit IIA, whose amino-acid sequence MSSLNDLLGDRILLDVSADSWQESISIAGELLERSNSITAAYTQAMIDNVTENGPYIVIAPGIAFAHARSSDAVIRSCLSFVRLRTPITFGHPKNDPVHIVFALAAADSHAHIDAMRSLATLLSTKSTRQALSQAQTPEQIAEILAGGAQPNTTSTTSATSAVKKAQANVEKQESTGHVLTVCGNGLGTSLFLKSTLEQVLERWGWSSYVSVEATDTISAKGKAQSADFVLTSDAIARTLGEIGIPVYVIENFSSPQEVDHVLRTIYDLGE is encoded by the coding sequence ATGTCTAGTCTTAATGATCTCCTTGGGGATCGGATTCTCCTCGATGTTAGCGCTGATAGCTGGCAAGAATCCATAAGCATTGCAGGTGAATTATTAGAGCGCAGCAATAGTATTACTGCCGCCTATACTCAGGCAATGATTGATAATGTCACTGAGAATGGTCCTTATATTGTCATTGCTCCTGGTATTGCTTTTGCTCATGCCCGCAGCTCTGACGCTGTTATACGCAGTTGTCTTTCTTTTGTGCGGCTGCGTACCCCCATCACGTTTGGGCACCCCAAAAATGATCCAGTGCATATAGTTTTTGCTTTGGCAGCAGCTGATTCTCACGCACATATCGACGCTATGCGCAGCCTTGCTACCCTCTTGTCCACCAAGAGCACTCGCCAAGCACTCAGCCAAGCGCAGACCCCGGAGCAGATTGCAGAGATACTTGCTGGTGGTGCCCAACCAAACACAACGAGCACAACGAGCGCAACGAGCGCAGTGAAGAAGGCTCAGGCGAACGTCGAAAAGCAAGAAAGCACTGGTCACGTTTTGACCGTGTGCGGCAATGGATTAGGTACTTCGCTTTTCCTCAAAAGCACCCTCGAACAGGTACTAGAGCGTTGGGGCTGGTCAAGCTATGTTTCGGTGGAGGCGACAGACACAATTTCTGCAAAGGGAAAAGCCCAGTCGGCTGATTTTGTTCTCACGTCCGACGCTATCGCGCGCACCTTGGGCGAGATTGGCATACCGGTGTATGTTATTGAGAATTTTTCTTCCCCACAAGAAGTAGATCATGTGCTTCGTACCATCTATGACCTTGGAGAATAA
- a CDS encoding alpha/beta fold hydrolase — protein MAFLRLTKRSKRNHGLASVPATPPRGEEHFSTKRTVGKNTYFLTGPEDSAVTVVFVHGFTLAATQWQYQTEEIAHRARCLLPDFRGHGQTPQYPVAECSVDGAADDVYAAITDANITGPIILVGHSLGGMVSFNLLRRYPKLRKQIRGMVLIATAIESFSGKGTPQLLKLPVADDIRNAMEISPEEAQKLRSEFAALIAPTLGVTMFKNSGMSPAVKLHAQLLNSTPIETYVGFLDDLEKHDELAAAQAVADIPAVVIVGDKDDVTPLAQAEKICELMPHAALQVIPQAGHMLPLENPAVVNKAIAHFIAQ, from the coding sequence ATGGCTTTTCTTCGACTAACGAAACGTTCCAAGCGCAATCATGGGCTTGCTAGCGTGCCGGCAACACCGCCACGCGGGGAAGAACATTTTTCGACCAAGCGCACAGTGGGCAAAAATACCTATTTCCTCACCGGCCCTGAAGATAGCGCAGTAACAGTCGTGTTCGTGCACGGCTTCACTCTTGCCGCAACCCAATGGCAATACCAAACTGAAGAAATAGCACATCGAGCTCGTTGCCTGCTGCCTGATTTTCGCGGGCATGGACAAACCCCCCAATATCCCGTGGCAGAATGCAGCGTCGATGGAGCTGCCGATGATGTCTATGCAGCCATCACCGACGCAAACATTACCGGACCGATTATTCTTGTCGGGCACTCTCTAGGCGGAATGGTCAGTTTTAATCTCTTACGACGCTACCCCAAGCTGCGCAAACAAATACGTGGCATGGTGCTCATAGCCACCGCAATCGAATCCTTTTCCGGAAAAGGTACCCCTCAACTCTTAAAGCTCCCCGTGGCAGATGACATTAGAAATGCTATGGAAATCTCTCCAGAAGAAGCGCAAAAACTACGCTCGGAGTTTGCGGCTTTGATTGCCCCCACGCTGGGTGTGACCATGTTCAAGAACAGTGGCATGAGCCCCGCAGTGAAACTGCACGCACAATTGCTCAATTCCACTCCCATAGAAACCTATGTCGGTTTCCTTGATGATCTAGAAAAACACGATGAGTTAGCAGCAGCCCAAGCAGTAGCTGATATTCCCGCTGTAGTCATCGTTGGTGACAAAGACGACGTGACACCACTGGCACAGGCAGAGAAGATTTGTGAGCTTATGCCGCACGCTGCGTTGCAAGTAATACCGCAGGCGGGGCATATGTTGCCGCTAGAAAACCCTGCCGTTGTCAATAAAGCAATTGCGCATTTCATAGCTCAGTAA
- a CDS encoding serine hydrolase, translating to MDLEAHLAQWDVTNKAAAVLDWGDNAHAHGVESALVATAGDIHRVFELASVTKLLCAYGFLIAISEGVVELDTPCGPTDATVKHLLAHAAGVGFSQDDPIKKPEQRRIYSSYGFELLSAAVERETDIPFPEYLHEAVFAPLGMHNSLLHGSAGHGARSSVHDLTLFAREVLFPQLLDDQTVAQACHTTFPGLAGIVPGYGMYKPCDWGLGFEIKGAKNPHWTGQSMPSDVVGHFGQSGTYMWLHRPSKRAMIALTDRAFGPWAKEVWGQTNDHIWQELTH from the coding sequence ATGGATCTTGAAGCACATTTGGCACAATGGGACGTCACCAACAAAGCAGCAGCAGTGCTTGACTGGGGCGATAATGCCCATGCTCATGGCGTCGAAAGCGCACTCGTTGCTACTGCTGGCGATATTCACCGCGTTTTTGAGCTAGCCAGCGTCACAAAACTACTATGTGCCTACGGATTTCTCATTGCCATCTCAGAAGGGGTTGTTGAGCTAGATACCCCATGCGGTCCCACGGACGCTACAGTAAAACACCTATTAGCTCATGCCGCAGGAGTGGGTTTTAGCCAAGACGACCCAATCAAAAAACCTGAGCAGCGCCGCATCTATTCTTCCTACGGTTTCGAGCTACTCAGCGCGGCAGTAGAACGCGAAACAGACATTCCCTTTCCCGAGTACCTCCATGAAGCAGTATTCGCCCCATTAGGTATGCACAATTCTTTATTGCATGGCAGCGCAGGGCACGGCGCACGCTCGAGTGTTCATGACCTCACGCTTTTTGCTCGTGAGGTGCTATTCCCACAGCTTCTCGACGACCAGACAGTAGCACAAGCCTGCCACACCACATTTCCTGGTCTAGCCGGAATCGTGCCTGGCTATGGAATGTACAAACCCTGCGACTGGGGGTTGGGCTTTGAGATCAAAGGTGCAAAGAACCCACACTGGACAGGGCAGAGTATGCCCAGCGATGTGGTAGGGCATTTTGGGCAGTCGGGAACATATATGTGGCTGCATCGTCCTAGCAAGCGAGCAATGATAGCGCTGACCGATCGAGCTTTTGGACCGTGGGCTAAAGAAGTATGGGGTCAAACCAATGACCACATCTGGCAGGAGTTAACCCACTGA
- a CDS encoding PTS ascorbate transporter subunit IIC, with amino-acid sequence MQILEFLVNEILSVPAFLIGIITAVGLFALRRSVGDVIGAALKAVLGFMLIGAGAGVVSGALEPLGAMINAATGAQGVIPTNEAIAGIAQAEYGSQVAWLLILGFGLSLVIARFTSLRYVFLTGHHALFMATMLTIILDTAGYNSVTVILVGAIVLAIMMVSLPALSQRWTRTITGDDSIAMGHFGTLGYVSSACVGSALNKIARPSPSTEDLQLPSGLKFLRDSMVTTALSMALMYVIIAAIALPRLGNTDAFAIFEQEASSVGNYFMQSVTQGLTFGVGVAIILFGVRTVLGELIPAFQGIADKVVPGAIPALDCPIVFPYAQNAVLIGFFASFLGGLLGLAVLSAWLSPAFGVALILPGLVPHFFTGGAAGVYGNATGGRRGAFFGALTNGLIITFLPAFLMSVLGKFSSNTTTFGDADFGWLGLLIGYSTHAGQAVGLILILLIGVGVLGLALLAQKNLAPLAAQETPKVSASRQQHDYPKIPRPHGAPIPPAHIEYE; translated from the coding sequence ATGCAGATTCTAGAGTTTCTTGTTAATGAGATTTTGTCAGTGCCCGCATTTCTCATTGGTATCATCACCGCAGTCGGATTGTTTGCGCTACGACGCAGTGTTGGTGATGTCATTGGTGCTGCCTTAAAAGCTGTGCTGGGTTTCATGCTCATTGGTGCAGGCGCTGGTGTAGTATCGGGCGCACTCGAACCATTGGGGGCAATGATTAATGCGGCTACCGGTGCACAAGGTGTTATTCCCACCAATGAGGCAATCGCAGGAATTGCGCAAGCAGAATATGGCTCTCAAGTAGCCTGGCTGTTGATATTAGGTTTTGGACTTAGCCTAGTCATTGCGCGTTTTACCAGCCTGAGGTATGTGTTTCTCACTGGTCACCATGCCTTATTCATGGCAACAATGCTGACCATTATCCTTGACACCGCAGGGTATAACAGTGTGACTGTGATTCTTGTCGGCGCTATTGTGCTTGCCATTATGATGGTTTCTTTGCCGGCACTATCCCAGCGATGGACCCGCACAATCACTGGTGATGATTCCATCGCAATGGGGCATTTTGGTACCTTGGGCTATGTTAGCTCGGCGTGCGTTGGCAGCGCACTGAATAAAATAGCTCGCCCCTCCCCTTCCACAGAGGATCTGCAACTGCCTTCTGGGTTAAAGTTCTTGCGTGATTCTATGGTCACTACTGCGCTTTCGATGGCACTGATGTATGTGATCATTGCGGCAATAGCACTGCCACGACTAGGCAACACGGATGCCTTTGCCATTTTTGAGCAAGAGGCCAGTTCAGTGGGTAATTACTTTATGCAGTCTGTCACCCAAGGGCTCACCTTTGGTGTTGGTGTTGCCATTATTCTTTTCGGGGTGCGTACAGTGTTGGGTGAACTGATTCCCGCATTCCAAGGCATTGCCGATAAGGTAGTTCCTGGTGCGATTCCTGCTCTTGATTGTCCGATCGTGTTCCCTTATGCACAAAACGCAGTGCTGATTGGGTTCTTTGCTTCATTCTTAGGCGGACTGCTTGGCTTGGCTGTGCTTTCTGCATGGTTATCACCCGCATTCGGTGTGGCTCTTATTTTGCCTGGTCTTGTGCCACATTTCTTTACCGGTGGTGCGGCTGGTGTGTATGGTAATGCCACTGGTGGGCGTCGGGGAGCATTTTTTGGCGCGCTGACTAATGGACTCATCATCACATTCTTACCTGCGTTTTTGATGTCTGTTTTGGGTAAGTTCAGCTCAAACACCACCACTTTTGGCGACGCCGACTTTGGTTGGTTGGGCTTGCTCATCGGATACAGCACTCACGCCGGACAGGCTGTGGGACTGATTCTCATTCTGCTCATTGGTGTTGGGGTGCTGGGGTTGGCTCTGCTTGCGCAGAAAAATCTTGCACCGCTAGCTGCTCAAGAAACACCTAAGGTATCTGCTTCTAGGCAACAGCATGATTATCCCAAAATTCCGCGCCCGCATGGGGCTCCTATTCCACCAGCCCATATTGAGTATGAGTAG
- a CDS encoding SdpI family protein produces MQIAAVFIAAVGLILLSTLCLSIPNTATSGKLYRNSIMGLRTTQTKKSDAAWLQGHKEAAPILKVTGMLVIALTAVLLISAFFVQDVPFVSLTTGAISYVLAIGGIIWAAVIADKAAKKVNNQVAA; encoded by the coding sequence ATGCAGATTGCTGCTGTATTCATCGCTGCTGTGGGACTGATTCTATTGAGCACATTGTGCTTAAGTATTCCTAATACAGCTACCTCGGGAAAACTATATCGCAATTCAATAATGGGACTACGGACAACACAAACCAAAAAATCTGATGCAGCGTGGCTGCAGGGTCATAAAGAAGCCGCACCTATCTTGAAAGTGACAGGAATGCTCGTTATTGCCCTCACCGCAGTGCTACTCATTTCAGCATTTTTTGTGCAGGATGTTCCATTTGTTTCTTTGACCACCGGAGCTATCTCTTATGTCTTAGCGATAGGTGGAATCATCTGGGCAGCTGTTATCGCAGATAAAGCTGCAAAAAAGGTAAATAACCAGGTAGCGGCATAA
- a CDS encoding acyl carrier protein: MASLQEQLAKLQSTQDSDARTAQPTTAQKIRTIIARVLGEEPESIATSTLLQDLGASSLDIIEIAVRLEIEFPQQLRSDKVRATMSIADLAVLIDATQG; the protein is encoded by the coding sequence ATGGCTTCGCTGCAAGAACAATTAGCAAAACTCCAGAGCACTCAGGACTCTGATGCGCGCACTGCCCAACCGACAACTGCACAAAAAATTCGTACCATCATCGCCCGCGTCCTTGGCGAAGAACCAGAATCCATTGCTACGAGCACTCTCTTGCAAGACCTCGGCGCGAGTTCGCTCGATATCATTGAGATCGCAGTGCGCTTGGAGATTGAGTTTCCACAGCAGCTACGTAGCGACAAGGTTCGGGCAACCATGAGCATTGCTGATCTTGCAGTACTTATCGACGCCACCCAAGGGTAA